ACACACTATGACTTCTGGATGATCTCTCATTGCCGGTAGTCTTACCAACAGATCTTTTGTTAGAAGCCCTCTGTAACAAATTATAGACCTTTGTTTCTTCAGTGAAAGGTTCAACGGTTAAATTAGAAACATATAAACCTTTATCAGACATATTGATGTCATGTTTAAGCTCCTCGGTGCCAAGCAAGTCACGAATTGTTTCATTGTAAATTTCTAAGAATGAcatctttaaaatgtatttccaTCCTATACTCTCTATCTCTTTAGTTTTATCCAATATGTGTAGAACTGCTCTAGGTATCATTCCCTTATTCACAATTTCATCATTGGATACTCCTTCCATCGTATAGGTCTTTCCAGAACCAGTCTGACCATAGGCAAATATACAGACGTTATAACCATCCAACGCACTCTGAACTAACTGCGAGAGTTCTTCAAATACTTGATGTTGTTTAGCGTTGCCCCTGAATACTTTGTCAAATTCAAAGACATGGTCCTTGATTAAATGTTTACCTGCCTTTACTTTTGCATCTTCGGTTTTGTGcagctttattattttttgttctcGATCATGTTCAGGAAACGATATGACTTCATTAGTTTCAGTTCCCAACAATGGTCGAACTCTACAGAACACTCTGATGTTGCCCTTTAACTCTTGAATCCGATTGTGatattttcttctttctgtTTCATGAAGTCTTATgtcacaatttttattttctatttcagtattttttttgttcaataattgTTTCAGTCTCATTATCTCAGTGTCTTTTTCTTGCAATGTAGAATCCTGTTTTAGTTGTAGTATGATTCTGGTCTGTTCTTTATCTTCAGCTGATTTTAGTTGTTGTTTAAGTGTGTCCCGCTcttgtttgtttacaaacagATCCCTCTGTAATTTCTCATTCATCGTTGTTAATGCTTCTTTAATACGACTGATTTCTTCTTCGTTGTTATTCTGTTGTTTATGAGACTTATCATGCTGATCTTTATCTTGGCCTATTAATGTTTCTAATGTATTGTTTTCCTGTGATTTATCAGCGGATATACTGATCGATGAATTTATACGTCCGTCATATATAGAAGGGTCGTTTAGAACATTTTTTAGATTGGATCTTTGTTTTGGCTTTTCTTTTTGGTTATTAAGTCCTAAACGAAGAATAAAAATTATACCAAAAAGGTAAAAGCACGACATACAATTGGAAGATAAAACCGATAAAACCGTGACAAAAACACACATTATGTATGCTTCTTTTtcgagttgttgtctccttgacacatttcccattgcCATTTCTGATTTACAAATCAACAATAAGACTTTTTTGTTGTTCGCAGAAATTGAGAATGCGGTAAGTAGTCCCAATTATCGATTCAAAAATCGAGGGAATGTTGATAgtttcttttaaacattttacacCATAGATCTTTTAAATTGatgagatgttttttttaattcaaaagttAAATCAGCAAAAGGTTtgtttaaagtaatttttttaaagtaattaattTGTCATATAGTCTAATGCAATgtatatgtgaaaataaaattgtaattaaacatgtaaaaatatgttGCAATATAAAGTTAATAAGATTCACCTCGGTcactatacaatatatattggttattttttagcatattttcattttcttaacTATTCAACATTCTTCCTGATATGTTACACTACCAAATCACAGAACGCCAAATCCGAGTTCCTGTTTATAATGGCCGAAGGAATTATTCCCAAATATTTTATGTTGACAGTTTAAGATAAATCCTCGCAAAAAGACAATAATTTGAGTCATAAACATATTTGGTGTTTGAAAACATCATTCCCTTCTATTAAGTGTTCCTACACAATTTATAGGAAACTTAAGTTGACGAAAAAATTATTcaagcattttatttaaaaaaatacattctatgatatatgaaataaatgtctATCAATGGGAAAgattcaaaaacaatttgaaacataaatcgTTTTACACagcattatttaaaaacattattacaGGGAAAATGTCAACAGCAAAATGCATGTTTGCTTAGGTAGTACTGAAGGCGGCGAAAGAAAACCATGGCTGACTTTCTTTAGATTCAGGGTCAAATCCCGTCAGTATTATTTTGGTCTATAATATGTTATTATGAtctatttctattatgaattactatatacgttgaaccacaaacgttacaatcattcaatcacGTAGTGGAATTGGCtgtttttggattctcataaattctacctGTGACTTTTGGACTGGCTTGagtctcggtctatttctgtaatttgttcttacatacttttggtGTTTAAGCTCTGTATGCTtgcattgcctatgtaaatttttagaCTGTTTGTGTGCACATTGAGCGACAggtttatgtgacgtatacaaattttatgacgtcAGACGCGCAGGTCGGTCCGTGTGTTCGTAgatatatgtttttgtgttctgttaaattgtcccttttgAGGTTGTTgtgcgatgatgactgatgtgcCCATGTTTTGACTGTTTTATTGGTTGTGACTGTTTGTTTGACGCGTCGTGTagatgtaacggaatttgatgggGCTGTTGTTGGAGGGAGAGGGTTGGCGCTGTGGAGCCGGGTTTGGTccgccattttctacatttgaaaatgcctgtaccaagtcaggaatgtgacagttcttgtttattcgtttttgatgcgttttggtatttgattttgccatgtgattatggactttccgtattgattttcctctgagttcagtatttttgtgattttacttttcacctattgtttaaatggtttaaatgatatggaaaataaaaaaaacacaaaaaatactccgagtaaaattcaaattggaaagtccataatcaaatggtaaattcaaatgctcaaacacatcaaacgaatggataaccaCTGTGATATTCCTCACTGGAAACAgacattttcttgtttgatggtggattaaatctgaTTGTAAGCTAGCTAAATATCGCacctgtatgacagtcgcattaaattccATCATTGACAACTtagtgtgaacaaaacaaacagacataataggcaAACATGTAACAAATAACGATAGAACAGTGAACTCCGTGTCATAaccttaatcactataaaaaccaACAATTGTGTTACAAAAGAAGAACAACAGGCATAGACAAATCACAATAAAGAACATAATATGCACAATAGCACAATTAAAAGGTTAAGACCAACGTTATATTTAAATCATGTGCTATTGTCTAAACTAGTTTTTGATTAGATCAGATCGAATAAGAAATCTGTTATAATGAACAGATGGTAGCTCAATAAATCCTTCACACAGAAAAGGAAAGAAAGGATATAATATACAGACATTCCTTTCAAAGGCACTACATATATTATTTAACTACCTACAATGAAAAATATACTCGTCCTCTTTCAAGTAGGTGATAGTatcagtaaaataaaatgttgccGATCAGACAATTATACCATATATTTGCCACTATACACCATACAACCCTAGATAACACAGACAAGGAAAGGCATAACCCGACTAACGAGATAAATTTTGATATCTCCTGGTTGCTCGAGTGGTCTAGTACGATTGTCATGGCACAAGCTGTGTTGCCACTATGTCTCCTATGGGCAGTATTTGAAACCAACTAATATGGGATGAATAGAAATTTCCCAAACCAAATTTGAAGATCCTAAAATGTAAAGTTATATTTGCACTTTAcgacaaaaaaataagatttcatcttcccaattgtgaaatttccatttctatgGAGCAACTTTCCAGCAGCGACTAGTCACTACTCTTTACCTGTTTATTATGTCAAGGCAAAGTTAATATTTATCCCTccagaaaattaaacaaaaaaataattcttaccTTTTGTGAATTCAATTTCGCTTATTTTATCCCAAAAGAAGAACAATATCACTGCAAAAatggaaaattgtatttatattaagaaaatcaaatagtttgaaTCTTGTACActcaaaattgtataaaaacagttgttttctACCTCCATGTACACATGATGTATATATTGCTTTAGTCTCACGAATATGTATGATGAAGTAACAATTCTAAATTAAATCGTAGTATTTTAAAGGATCGTGCATATATTGAATATGAAGTGTTTCATCGAATTcccaaatataaatataaaaaaccaTGTATAAAAATTGCTCGATTAGTGTTATGAAagatttctttttatgcatAATAGTTcctaattttaatatttcaatcagtGACTATGTGAAATGTATCTATGTATAGTAAAGAACTGCCGAATTTAACACTTCACACAAAATGTACTgtcaccatcacgaattggttgatatATACGTTGTGTCTTTTACTTTGAGCGTTAACGACTTCCAGTCGCATACAACTACAGAAACAaacatttcctttaaaaaaatcacatttgttttaatgaCAATAGCATGGAAGGTAAGGTTGtttacacagctacttttgcatatgtactatttctgtaataaaaatatgtagtacttttaatatttagtactatttgtttactttaaaagtattgtaatatttagatacttgtattttacagtacttgatttgtactaaatattttggtacagaaataatacaatattccatgtttgaaattcataattttaagagatttgaaatagaaaaactttcaaaatgctgaaaatgtagcGATAGtaacaaaaatctgtagtacttaaatttcaagtacaaattgagtactatAAAGTacagcagagacatataatacaagagATTGGTAACTCGGCGAAATCCCGTGATTTCACGCGGCAAGATTTAAATCTCGCGAGATTTCTGTGGGTAATAGAGTCTTTATCAAAGTATCAAAAGTACTCGAagaaatggtgaagttgaagcataaataaactgtttcagtgttaaatttaacataattaattgaataatttgaGTTCATACgcaattatttatttcaatgacattttaattttgattatttgtatttttgtaaaagaaacgctaattaatattcattgtattaaaaatacgatattaaataattaacaCTTAATAAATTGTATGTCTTGTATCagagttaattttatttgatagtttcataatcatgataatgggtttcatttaaatatacacCTGTTTTTGAGACATAATGTCACAGTGTGACATGTATATTCGGCTTTAATTATCCGATGGTTAGGTAAATCACAACCTgttaaaattacttttatttgaCATCTGGTACACACGAAGTTGTTACACCACAGGTGTCCACACTCTTTCCGAAAatactatttacaaaatataaaattaattaatatttagaaaaaaaagaaaaaaatgtttgataaatttaTCGTTCATCATGATCGACTGTGTCTTATATTCATAATTTGTATAGATTAAAATTGATTACTTTCTGGGTTCATTATTAATTTGgcttgtattgatttttttttatgattgtcGGTAAACTGTTTTCTAAGTGTGTTTTTCGAAATTTATATTATGAGCATGTATTGAGTTGCTTTTTATGATTGTCGGTAAATTTATGCTTTCTCCTTTTCACGGATTGTGTATTTAGTTAGGACTTACATTTAATgctcatttaatatatatagaaaatggcATTATAAGTCTCACTTTTGACCTCAAATATAAAGGGATTTAACCATATTGTAAGCGTAAGGAACTGCTAAATATACAATGAAATTAGAACAGCAGCATGTATTGCTGCCATTGCATGTAATAATTTTAGTAAGAAGAAAAAGTTTACTATGTTATGCTTCTGTTAACATGGCAAGTTGACTTCAAAGCATACATcagttaaaatgccatattgaTATCTAAATGTTTCGAAAAAtctaaatatgatatatacagcaacaaaccagggaattacaggctccttactttggaaaggcacatacataataaaAGCATGATAATAGATTTCACCATTATCACAAGCCGTACAATTTAATGTTCTTCTTTGTGGTTTTTTGTTACGTTTTCCCCCACAGTGAGCATATCTATAAAACCTATAAACCAATTAATTTGGTGTGGCTTTTGAATAAACCAAAGAACATAGATGTTAAAAAACACCGACATACTTCCCAGTATTCTAAAATGAAAAGGACCAGTCAGACTGAGAATcagatcatgtacatgtatttatgtataCAATATATCTAGAATATCACTACACATGGTTCCATCCTTTTTCAATAATTAAACCAAAATTTAAGAGAACAAAAATAATTCCaggtataaataatatttttattttcaaacatttattcataATGTTACTGTCAATGATAACTGGGAGTTTTATGCTCATTTCCCTGCAACTGATCTTGTACAGTTCAACTATGCAAATTTCGGATCTGTACAGCTAAGCATATATATCAATCAACGAtggtaaattataataaattgcaTACATTGAAAGAGAGATGACAAGTGTCTTCATGTTCATTGTGTAACCCATTCACTGCAAATATCTCAATTTCTTGTGAAATCAGTTGCTATGTGCCTTTCAGTGGTGCTAGAAAACGAAACAGCATGACAATCAAATTCAAGTGTACATATTTGTCATTCTCAAATGGCTGTTCTTTTTCTGCATTAGTGTGGTCTGAGTGTTCATCTTACAAGAGTTCTTCTTTGTCTTCTTCTGATGTTATAGAAATTTCCTCAGAACGTACAAACTCGACCAGAGATATGTCATAGTTGGATGATCCTTTCCATCTTCAGTGTGGATTTAAACTATAACAGATATCTCCTCCATAATGGTACCAACAGCTGTTCATTGTCGAGGATTACTCTCTTTTTAACTCCTTTTGATAATTTCTACATCTTTTCCTCTGTGgcattctaaaataaaaataatagagtTGAAAAGATTATTTGTCTTACTTGTAAACTGTGTATGTCATACAACATTCTGCAGGTTTTTATTATGCtaaatctattttaaatttcattttgtcaTGTATAGACCTTTCAAGCTTGTTTTTAGGTACACACATTTGATATGTTTGTCAATTGTTAAAAGTGGTACAGTGAACATACAATGTAAGTTGCGGACATCAACTTTATTTAGTCTCTGCTTCTATATATTTTGTAGGTCTCGTGAGGGTCTAGAAGGGGTTTACATTTAAGGATAACGGACTGAAAGTCACAGGACACAAAGTCACAAATTTAGTAGGACAAAAGTCCCCAGACaacaaaatcacaaataatatttttacaattgtttgtatatataatagaaatatctttaaatatttatttttttatacacataCATTGTATTCACATTAAAGTTTAAGGAATGTgtcattatatttgaaaaatgatttttttacagttattttatcatctttgatatgtttttgataatctttgtttacaaagtttgtttttatacaatagttcaagaatagaaataagtgttttttgttcaaggaaaaaaaaatcagaaaaaaatattgtgactttttgtcctgtgactttctgacAATGTCCTTCATTCATACAAAAGAGTATCGGAATAACTGCATGAATCAAAATCAGAGAAGGAAGGACAAGAGGAAAtatcttatcaaaatataaagactGGAGAATGATGGGgtgctaaaataaataaagaatagagaatgatggggaaaatttacaaagataagagaaataaatttggaatgTGTACATGTCCATGGTATTCCGgtaatacaaatatatgtcaCGCTGATCTTATTTTAACAAGATAATATATTGGAAATAATACAGGCTcattaaaatgcatatttattctATAATTTCTAAGTTTTATGGAAAAGGGTAGGTCTCGCATAGCCGGATTTGGGTATCAttatgtgaagaaaaaaaaacacatttgatgCTATTTTATGAAAACACTATTTGATCAAAATATACGAAAATAGTATCATTTTAACGGGATAACAATCGGGAGTAGAATAGCGCTATAAAATTGCATATATAATcgtaaatttctaaattttatgaaaaaaaaatggtgggccACACCGGTTCTAAAGCAATAAAGAGGGGAAGCTGAATGGCCCGAATTTAAATAGGCCTGCATTGAAATTATATCATCATTTCAGCACAttaaagtataaacaaattGGTACAACTAGATAGATGCATCTTTTGAATATACTTACATACTTCAGCTGTGGAAACAATCGAcataaacgagaaaactaatctTTAAGCGTATTGTTTCTCTTAACAACAATGGCGGAATT
This Mytilus trossulus isolate FHL-02 chromosome 14, PNRI_Mtr1.1.1.hap1, whole genome shotgun sequence DNA region includes the following protein-coding sequences:
- the LOC134696903 gene encoding carboxy-terminal kinesin 2-like, whose translation is MAMGNVSRRQQLEKEAYIMCVFVTVLSVLSSNCMSCFYLFGIIFILRLGLNNQKEKPKQRSNLKNVLNDPSIYDGRINSSISISADKSQENNTLETLIGQDKDQHDKSHKQQNNNEEEISRIKEALTTMNEKLQRDLFVNKQERDTLKQQLKSAEDKEQTRIILQLKQDSTLQEKDTEIMRLKQLLNKKNTEIENKNCDIRLHETERRKYHNRIQELKGNIRVFCRVRPLLGTETNEVISFPEHDREQKIIKLHKTEDAKVKAGKHLIKDHVFEFDKVFRGNAKQHQVFEELSQLVQSALDGYNVCIFAYGQTGSGKTYTMEGVSNDEIVNKGMIPRAVLHILDKTKEIESIGWKYILKMSFLEIYNETIRDLLGTEELKHDINMSDKGLYVSNLTVEPFTEETKVYNLLQRASNKRSVGKTTGNERSSRSHSVLTLQLIGENLITKERSNGTLNMVDLAGSESIDSEATPQRQEETKAINKSLSTLGNVIMALGNGAGHIPYRNSKLTKLLQNSLGGNSKTLMFVNVSPTKKCDKESLTSLRFAEKVNQCTIGIATKT